One Acinetobacter colistiniresistens DNA segment encodes these proteins:
- a CDS encoding FFLEELY motif protein: MSKLAAFDHLLLQYQTLNYHQNPAIAQRLHEVQAWMKVRIAQTHAAFFAEPKNQLMSAYFLNRLYGGPDFDAMAQQIERLLKYAHKAESLLPENAIKTGTKSVSLAVLATQLDEQVAIQLLEDYPLETPLTDEIMRQTLIKLDQGEARYEQLQLLDELGLTLDKYMRSTMMYAAFKMCKGIAHKYQFEQMYEFIQEGFAAMKPLKSAATFISTFTEKEREIIEKVHSGHPHPFQD, encoded by the coding sequence ATGTCAAAACTCGCTGCATTTGATCATCTTTTATTACAATATCAAACACTGAATTACCACCAGAATCCAGCGATTGCCCAGAGATTGCATGAAGTCCAAGCATGGATGAAAGTACGGATTGCACAGACACATGCAGCATTTTTTGCTGAACCCAAGAATCAGCTGATGTCGGCGTATTTCTTAAACCGTTTATACGGCGGTCCAGATTTTGATGCTATGGCGCAACAAATCGAACGGCTGCTCAAATACGCACACAAAGCGGAGAGCCTTCTGCCTGAAAATGCCATCAAGACAGGGACTAAATCGGTCAGTTTAGCTGTTCTGGCAACGCAACTGGACGAGCAAGTGGCCATACAACTGTTAGAAGATTATCCACTTGAAACCCCATTAACAGATGAGATCATGCGTCAAACCCTAATCAAGCTGGATCAAGGTGAGGCTCGGTATGAGCAACTTCAACTGCTGGATGAATTAGGTCTGACCCTTGATAAATATATGCGTTCCACCATGATGTATGCCGCATTTAAAATGTGTAAAGGGATTGCACATAAATATCAATTCGAACAGATGTATGAGTTTATTCAGGAAGGCTTTGCTGCCATGAAACCGTTGAAATCGGCAGCAACCTTTATCAGTACTTTCACCGAAAAAGAACGTGAAATTATTGAAAAGGTGCATAGTGGACATCCTCATCCTTTTCAAGACTAA
- the ubiE gene encoding bifunctional demethylmenaquinone methyltransferase/2-methoxy-6-polyprenyl-1,4-benzoquinol methylase UbiE — protein MSNENQQPTPEVEQNPSSDKVSPFLSSPLPQGTPQGQQQSLQQGTAATSTASIPKYNLPRGANTGNVGETTHFGFQTVNSDDKAQKVAEVFHSVASKYDIMNDLMSFGIHRLWKRFAINMSGVRRGQHVLDIAGGTGDLAKVFSREVGPQGHVVLSDINESMLNVGRDRLIDAGCTNVDFVLANAETLEPFADNSFDLVTISFGLRNVTDKDAALQAMYRVLKPGGRLLILEFSKPVFEPFSKLYDLYSFTALPIMGKLVANDSESYKYLAESIRMHPDQRTLKGMMENAGFQSCDYHNLTGGIVAVHRGFKL, from the coding sequence ATGTCTAACGAAAACCAACAGCCTACCCCAGAAGTTGAGCAAAATCCAAGTTCAGACAAAGTCAGTCCATTCTTAAGCTCACCGCTTCCTCAAGGCACTCCACAAGGTCAGCAGCAGTCTTTACAACAAGGCACCGCAGCGACCTCAACCGCATCAATCCCCAAATACAATCTGCCGCGCGGAGCCAATACGGGTAATGTAGGCGAAACAACTCACTTTGGTTTTCAAACCGTAAACAGTGATGATAAAGCACAGAAAGTTGCAGAGGTTTTCCATTCAGTTGCCAGCAAATACGACATCATGAATGACTTGATGTCATTCGGTATTCATCGTCTATGGAAACGCTTTGCGATTAATATGTCTGGCGTACGTCGCGGACAACATGTGCTTGATATCGCGGGCGGTACTGGTGATTTGGCCAAAGTCTTTAGCCGTGAAGTTGGCCCTCAAGGTCATGTCGTATTGTCCGACATTAACGAATCTATGTTAAATGTGGGTCGTGATCGTCTAATCGATGCCGGCTGTACCAATGTGGATTTTGTGCTTGCCAATGCAGAAACGCTTGAGCCATTTGCCGATAATAGTTTTGATTTAGTGACGATCAGCTTTGGTTTGCGTAACGTGACCGATAAAGATGCGGCACTGCAAGCGATGTACCGTGTCTTGAAACCAGGTGGCCGTTTACTGATTCTCGAATTTTCTAAACCTGTATTTGAACCATTTTCAAAACTCTACGATCTTTACTCATTCACGGCATTGCCGATTATGGGTAAATTGGTGGCCAATGATTCGGAAAGCTATAAATACCTTGCCGAATCAATTCGCATGCACCCAGACCAACGTACCCTCAAAGGCATGATGGAAAATGCAGGCTTTCAAAGCTGTGACTACCATAACTTAACGGGTGGTATTGTTGCAGTTCACCGTGGATTCAAACTTTAA
- a CDS encoding ubiquinone biosynthesis accessory factor UbiJ, translating into MWSILALGAVERIIHHVIDLDAITRIQLNQLQGQLLRVVIDSPQLSVDVFFDENRVRLEPTVTGHSHSPSIFEQRPFDPQHKVTDATATLHVENSVELIKLLLSDMDQIGNIPLQGDYHLLQEIQKIMQQAEPDLAAHLSPWIGPQLAHELGKIQLAPQQLKRSLQSHLFFVEDALKEDSGLFAPRWQMDDLNRETRQLNQEIDRLAAKLQQLNAQFNPSKPTQD; encoded by the coding sequence ATGTGGTCGATTTTAGCACTCGGTGCAGTCGAACGTATCATTCATCATGTGATTGATCTGGATGCGATTACCCGCATTCAGCTCAACCAACTGCAAGGCCAATTATTACGGGTTGTGATCGATAGTCCACAACTCTCGGTTGATGTATTTTTTGATGAAAATAGAGTTCGCCTCGAACCGACCGTGACTGGACACAGTCACAGCCCGTCTATTTTTGAACAACGTCCCTTTGATCCCCAACATAAAGTAACGGATGCAACCGCAACCCTACATGTTGAAAATAGCGTTGAGCTGATTAAATTATTGCTCAGTGACATGGATCAGATTGGCAATATTCCCTTGCAAGGTGATTACCACCTCTTGCAGGAGATTCAAAAAATTATGCAGCAGGCCGAGCCTGATCTGGCAGCGCATTTATCCCCTTGGATTGGTCCACAGCTGGCCCATGAACTCGGTAAAATTCAGCTTGCACCACAACAACTGAAACGCTCACTACAAAGCCATTTATTTTTTGTTGAAGATGCCTTAAAAGAAGATAGCGGTTTATTTGCTCCACGCTGGCAAATGGATGATCTCAATCGCGAGACACGTCAACTGAACCAAGAAATTGACCGTTTGGCAGCCAAGCTGCAACAGCTCAATGCTCAATTCAATCCCTCAAAGCCCACACAAGACTAG
- a CDS encoding ABC1 kinase family protein → MIPHVTRLLELWRIAAHYRLDTLFPAEELPVKARHALNIIKMHPAAWSSREKKNPLKLKQALEDMGPLAIKLGQLLSTRRDLIPPEVLSQLVLLQDRVKPYDTQLAKQRIQESLKADVSTLFSRFDEQPLAAASIAQVHTAALHDGREVVVKVTRPDIRHQILQDFEILTWLGDWLENRLEAARALHLSEIIQDYRHIILNELDLSLEADNTRRMRHYFTGSSMMYVPEVYMDSKDVMVAERITGVPISDTATFDRLGMDRADLAEKGLTIFFTQVFRDNFFHADMHPGNVFVETINPSNPRFIALDCAIMGELSKHDQMTVARMLLAVMNSNFMQLIQIVHQAGWIPPGTDQDALSREMRRTVGPMVSKPMDQLDFAGILIQVMDIARRFHLEIPPQLMLLLKTLVHVEGLGTDLYPQLDIWKLAKPILTEWVKANMNPVKNMKELGQQIPDLLLGAQDIPSLLIDSLNGLKNQSAWHDKQLREIQQMRLQMQQQQRRSWMFGSTLLILLTIAIISPWFISVILIVLSSLIALWRIAK, encoded by the coding sequence ATGATTCCGCATGTTACACGGTTACTCGAACTCTGGCGTATTGCAGCACACTATCGCCTTGATACCTTGTTCCCTGCGGAAGAATTGCCAGTAAAAGCACGTCATGCATTAAACATCATTAAAATGCATCCTGCGGCGTGGTCAAGCCGTGAGAAGAAAAATCCGCTGAAGCTTAAGCAAGCTTTAGAGGATATGGGGCCATTGGCAATTAAGTTAGGACAATTGCTGTCTACACGCCGTGATTTGATTCCACCTGAAGTGTTATCACAACTGGTGTTATTGCAAGACCGTGTCAAACCCTATGATACCCAACTGGCCAAGCAACGCATTCAAGAATCACTGAAAGCAGATGTCAGTACCCTGTTCTCTCGCTTTGATGAACAGCCACTTGCAGCAGCATCGATTGCTCAGGTCCACACCGCGGCTTTGCATGATGGCCGTGAAGTGGTGGTGAAGGTCACTCGCCCAGATATTCGTCATCAGATTTTACAAGACTTCGAAATTCTGACGTGGCTAGGCGACTGGCTGGAAAACCGTTTAGAAGCAGCGCGTGCCCTGCATCTCTCGGAAATTATCCAAGATTACCGCCACATCATTTTAAATGAACTGGATCTGAGCTTAGAAGCCGATAATACCCGTCGTATGCGCCACTACTTTACAGGTTCAAGCATGATGTATGTGCCTGAAGTGTATATGGACAGTAAAGATGTGATGGTGGCGGAACGCATTACTGGCGTTCCTATTTCAGATACGGCCACTTTTGATCGTTTAGGTATGGATCGTGCGGATCTGGCAGAAAAAGGCTTAACCATTTTCTTCACCCAAGTGTTCCGTGACAACTTTTTCCATGCCGATATGCATCCAGGAAATGTCTTTGTCGAGACCATTAATCCAAGCAATCCACGTTTTATCGCCTTAGACTGCGCCATTATGGGCGAACTGTCGAAGCATGATCAGATGACGGTTGCACGGATGCTACTCGCGGTGATGAACAGCAACTTTATGCAGTTGATTCAAATCGTGCATCAAGCTGGCTGGATTCCACCGGGTACTGATCAAGATGCCTTGTCACGCGAGATGCGCCGTACGGTTGGCCCAATGGTTTCCAAACCAATGGATCAACTGGATTTCGCTGGTATTTTGATTCAGGTGATGGATATTGCCCGCCGTTTCCATTTGGAAATTCCGCCACAACTGATGCTGTTACTGAAAACACTGGTGCATGTTGAAGGCTTAGGTACCGACCTCTACCCACAACTGGATATCTGGAAACTAGCGAAACCGATTCTAACCGAATGGGTCAAGGCCAATATGAACCCAGTCAAAAACATGAAAGAACTGGGACAACAAATTCCGGACCTATTATTGGGTGCTCAAGATATTCCAAGCCTGTTAATTGACAGCTTAAATGGTTTGAAAAACCAATCTGCATGGCACGATAAACAGCTCCGTGAAATTCAGCAAATGCGTTTACAAATGCAACAGCAACAACGTCGTAGCTGGATGTTTGGCAGTACCCTGCTGATCTTGCTCACAATTGCCATCATCAGCCCATGGTTTATCTCGGTTATTCTGATTGTACTGAGTAGTTTGATTGCCCTGTGGCGTATTGCCAAATAA
- a CDS encoding cytochrome b: protein MSLKNSRDNYGSIAKWLHWSTALLFLCAYCSVYYRHWFTEKGTPENWTALQLHLSVGISIAVIISLRILWRLSNPQPKLEPASPLATFAAHAGHFALYAIMIIAPLTGYLGTGVNTEFFFLFEIPKFEQTALFQSWVTQGLGLSFEQFEKPIDFIHKEILGKWLIWMLILGHAGAALYHHAIKKDRTLIKMTTGKDPSK, encoded by the coding sequence ATGAGTTTAAAAAATAGTAGGGATAACTATGGCTCGATTGCAAAATGGTTGCATTGGAGCACAGCACTGCTCTTTTTATGTGCCTATTGCAGTGTTTATTACCGACACTGGTTTACCGAAAAAGGTACACCCGAGAACTGGACGGCTTTGCAGCTGCATCTTTCTGTCGGTATCAGCATTGCCGTGATTATTAGTCTCCGAATCCTCTGGCGGCTAAGCAATCCGCAACCCAAATTAGAACCTGCCAGTCCACTCGCAACATTTGCTGCACATGCTGGACATTTTGCCCTGTATGCCATCATGATCATTGCACCGCTTACAGGCTACTTGGGTACAGGCGTCAATACAGAGTTTTTCTTTTTGTTTGAGATTCCCAAATTTGAACAGACTGCATTGTTCCAGAGCTGGGTTACCCAAGGTTTAGGCTTAAGTTTTGAACAGTTCGAGAAGCCGATTGATTTTATTCACAAAGAAATTCTTGGGAAATGGCTGATCTGGATGCTGATTTTAGGGCATGCAGGTGCGGCACTTTATCATCACGCGATCAAGAAAGATCGTACCCTGATCAAGATGACCACAGGCAAAGATCCTTCAAAATAA
- a CDS encoding FAD-dependent oxidoreductase, which translates to MKIPHFAIVGAGTAGLATAILLARAGNHVTIFEHVDKLSPVGAGLLLQPAGLAVFEHLGVLEHALKLGAKVTGLEGQLPNKRLLVNSHYHQAGSNLYGLGIHRASLCHVLTHKLAEYASQVTWRMGHSVERIQEQQNEVRLFGIQQQQTFDDGFDAVLIANGARSQLRPSAWVKVDQAYPWGAAWSIVPECPTLDPAILHQFYDRSKIMMGVLPTGAIPIAPQQRLSSVFWSLPSKQLHTFLEDESAKQQWLKQVSDRWPDVAEWLKQLLSNPQNQPQWLSAQYRDVVMSQFGQGRIGVIGDAAHAMSPQLGQGANMALLDAWAFSQSLQIAQKHQQIDWSMLWQHYHQQRRSSTQFYQFLSRLLTPLYQSDHWWAGAIRDLTFPWMYQIPYFRKEMAITISGLKTGLFQQLDYQQVAQYTESDNSFSVKLESLPEYK; encoded by the coding sequence ATGAAAATACCTCATTTTGCCATTGTGGGTGCTGGAACTGCTGGACTAGCAACAGCGATTTTGCTGGCACGCGCAGGCAATCACGTCACTATTTTTGAACACGTGGATAAGCTTTCTCCTGTCGGCGCTGGTTTGTTGTTACAGCCCGCTGGCCTCGCCGTATTTGAACATCTGGGCGTGCTTGAGCATGCCTTAAAACTAGGCGCAAAAGTCACAGGATTAGAAGGTCAACTTCCCAATAAACGTCTGTTAGTCAATAGTCACTATCATCAAGCAGGCAGCAATCTGTATGGGCTCGGCATTCATCGCGCCAGCTTATGTCATGTGCTCACCCACAAACTGGCTGAATATGCCAGTCAGGTGACATGGCGAATGGGTCATAGTGTTGAACGTATTCAAGAACAGCAAAATGAAGTTCGACTGTTCGGCATTCAGCAGCAACAAACATTTGATGATGGCTTTGATGCCGTGTTGATTGCCAATGGTGCACGCAGCCAGTTACGCCCTTCTGCATGGGTGAAAGTCGATCAGGCTTATCCTTGGGGTGCGGCATGGAGTATCGTGCCTGAATGCCCAACACTTGATCCTGCCATTCTGCATCAGTTTTATGACCGCTCCAAAATCATGATGGGGGTATTGCCTACTGGTGCAATCCCAATCGCCCCTCAGCAACGATTGTCGAGTGTATTTTGGAGTTTGCCCAGCAAGCAACTGCACACATTCTTAGAGGATGAATCCGCAAAGCAACAATGGTTAAAACAAGTGTCTGACCGCTGGCCTGATGTTGCGGAATGGCTCAAACAGCTGTTGTCGAATCCACAAAATCAACCACAATGGTTGTCTGCGCAATATCGCGATGTGGTGATGTCTCAATTTGGACAAGGACGAATTGGAGTGATCGGTGATGCAGCCCATGCCATGAGTCCACAGTTGGGACAAGGCGCGAATATGGCCTTGCTGGATGCTTGGGCCTTTTCGCAATCATTGCAAATAGCACAAAAACATCAGCAAATTGACTGGTCGATGCTCTGGCAACATTATCATCAACAACGGCGTTCTTCGACCCAATTCTATCAGTTCCTGAGCCGCCTACTCACGCCACTGTATCAATCAGATCATTGGTGGGCGGGTGCTATACGTGATCTGACCTTTCCGTGGATGTATCAGATCCCGTATTTCCGTAAAGAAATGGCGATCACCATTTCTGGTTTAAAAACAGGACTGTTTCAGCAACTCGATTATCAACAAGTGGCGCAATATACAGAAAGCGACAATAGCTTTAGTGTCAAACTTGAATCTCTACCTGAATATAAATAA
- a CDS encoding VOC family protein translates to MKISHLDHLVLTVADIEITCQFYQSALNFEVISFAENRKALQFGKQKINLHQLGKEFEPKALRPTAGSADLCFIAETPLNEVMAHLQAQHIDIVEGPIERTGAMGKILSLYLRDPDQNLIEISNYQSV, encoded by the coding sequence ATGAAAATTAGCCATTTAGATCACTTGGTTCTGACCGTTGCCGATATTGAAATCACTTGTCAGTTTTATCAATCTGCCCTGAATTTTGAAGTGATAAGCTTTGCTGAAAACCGCAAAGCACTGCAATTTGGCAAGCAGAAAATTAATCTTCATCAACTGGGCAAAGAGTTTGAGCCTAAAGCACTTCGCCCGACAGCAGGTTCAGCAGATTTATGTTTTATTGCAGAAACCCCATTAAATGAAGTGATGGCACACCTTCAAGCGCAGCATATTGATATCGTTGAAGGCCCAATCGAAAGAACTGGGGCAATGGGGAAAATTTTATCGCTCTATTTACGAGATCCTGATCAGAATTTGATTGAAATCTCGAACTACCAAAGTGTCTAA
- the hisIE gene encoding bifunctional phosphoribosyl-AMP cyclohydrolase/phosphoribosyl-ATP diphosphatase HisIE, producing MSNWLDEVKFDSNGLVPAIAQHHQTGRVLMVAWMNREALQLTAEKNQAVYYSRSRQKLWHKGEESGHFQTVHEIRLDCDADVIILQIEQHGGIACHTGRESCFYRKLTPQGWEIVDAQLKDPTAIYGASAKVAAHDHVQSEQVDVLAYLGHLMQERKNAEADNSYVASLYKKGINKILEKVGEESVESIIAAKDYAVLASLENKHDLIYEVADLWFHSIVMLGYFDLDPQVVLDELARRQGLSGLVEKANRNQEA from the coding sequence ATGTCAAACTGGTTAGATGAAGTTAAATTTGATTCCAATGGTCTTGTTCCTGCCATTGCACAACATCATCAAACTGGTCGAGTGTTAATGGTTGCGTGGATGAATCGTGAGGCTTTACAACTGACAGCTGAAAAAAATCAGGCGGTGTATTACTCACGCTCACGTCAAAAACTCTGGCATAAAGGCGAAGAGTCCGGGCACTTTCAAACCGTGCATGAAATCCGTCTGGATTGCGATGCCGATGTGATTATTTTACAAATTGAACAGCATGGTGGCATTGCTTGCCATACCGGTCGTGAATCTTGCTTCTATCGCAAACTTACGCCACAAGGCTGGGAAATTGTAGATGCCCAACTCAAAGATCCGACGGCGATTTATGGCGCATCTGCCAAAGTTGCAGCACATGATCACGTTCAAAGTGAACAGGTTGATGTGCTTGCTTATCTCGGGCATTTGATGCAAGAACGCAAAAATGCCGAAGCAGATAACTCTTATGTTGCCAGCCTGTATAAAAAAGGCATTAATAAAATTTTAGAAAAAGTCGGTGAGGAAAGTGTCGAAAGCATTATCGCTGCCAAAGATTATGCCGTGCTTGCTTCGCTAGAAAATAAACACGACCTGATTTATGAAGTGGCCGATCTGTGGTTCCACAGTATTGTCATGTTGGGTTATTTCGACCTTGATCCGCAAGTGGTACTGGACGAGCTGGCACGTCGCCAAGGTCTATCGGGCTTAGTTGAAAAAGCCAACCGTAATCAAGAAGCGTAA
- a CDS encoding UvrD-helicase domain-containing protein — protein sequence MSNIEKPKATYEQAIAIDNARLGQSFKVIAYAGTGKTTTLQMISDAMPERRGMYLAFNKAIASEAQNKFHSNVNCRTFHSLAFRSVPRGVTDKLRLPRLSPSFIAKEYRLEPITLRRLMGGRYEKYVLMPSRLASLVANAVSYFCSTSSQYPAPRHIQAPSWLHLDDIEALQQHLYPAVERRWLESIDPNHQAGIGHDIYLKLWALSEPNIPADYVLFDEAQDADPLMLGILLRQKSTQVIYVGDAHQQIYAWRGAINAMQQMPLPESRLTTSFRFGEAIADVANSLLGALNETVPLLGNPNQKSSVVNKPHTKMRDAILCRTNARAMELLLSGLVHGDKVSLQADHQKLSRFVDAASLLKQGKRITDVPELAWFNSWHDVHEYCETNDGSDIKPLVKLVDDHGTEPLKKALAKITPIEQADYVISTAHKAKGLEWDRVHIEDDYQFKINGLEHKITDEELRLLYVACTRAKVSLNIHHLYDLIQQLKQRAPSSLRQSAG from the coding sequence GTGTCAAATATAGAAAAACCTAAAGCCACTTATGAGCAAGCCATTGCCATCGACAACGCCCGTCTCGGTCAATCATTTAAAGTGATTGCCTATGCTGGCACAGGTAAAACCACCACCTTACAGATGATTAGTGATGCCATGCCCGAACGGCGTGGCATGTATTTGGCCTTTAACAAAGCCATCGCCTCAGAAGCCCAGAATAAGTTTCACAGTAATGTGAATTGTCGTACCTTCCACTCACTGGCCTTTCGTAGTGTTCCACGTGGAGTAACCGACAAATTACGTCTGCCCCGCCTGAGCCCAAGTTTTATTGCCAAAGAATATCGTCTCGAACCGATTACGCTACGTCGCCTCATGGGTGGGCGTTATGAAAAATATGTACTGATGCCGAGTCGTCTGGCGAGTTTAGTTGCCAATGCGGTCAGCTACTTCTGTTCAACCAGTTCACAATATCCTGCACCCCGTCATATTCAGGCGCCAAGCTGGTTACATCTGGATGATATTGAAGCCTTGCAACAGCATCTCTATCCCGCGGTAGAACGACGCTGGCTGGAATCGATTGACCCGAATCATCAGGCTGGCATCGGGCATGATATTTATCTAAAACTGTGGGCCCTATCTGAACCGAATATCCCTGCCGATTATGTGCTTTTTGATGAAGCACAAGATGCCGATCCGCTCATGCTGGGTATTTTACTACGCCAGAAAAGCACGCAAGTGATTTATGTCGGTGATGCACACCAGCAGATCTATGCATGGCGTGGTGCAATCAATGCCATGCAGCAAATGCCATTGCCCGAAAGCCGCCTCACCACTTCTTTCCGTTTTGGTGAAGCGATTGCCGATGTTGCCAACAGTTTATTGGGGGCACTGAATGAAACGGTTCCCCTGCTGGGCAATCCCAACCAAAAATCCAGTGTGGTGAATAAACCGCATACCAAAATGCGTGATGCGATTTTATGTCGTACTAACGCACGAGCGATGGAATTGCTTTTGTCTGGTTTAGTGCATGGCGATAAAGTCAGTCTGCAGGCAGATCATCAAAAACTCAGTCGCTTTGTCGATGCCGCCAGTTTACTTAAACAAGGTAAACGTATCACCGATGTACCTGAACTGGCTTGGTTTAACTCTTGGCACGACGTACATGAATATTGTGAAACCAATGACGGCAGTGATATCAAACCCTTAGTAAAATTAGTGGATGATCATGGCACTGAACCACTAAAAAAAGCACTGGCAAAAATCACGCCGATTGAACAAGCAGATTATGTGATTTCTACTGCGCACAAAGCCAAAGGATTGGAGTGGGATCGTGTGCATATCGAAGACGATTACCAATTTAAAATAAATGGACTAGAACATAAAATTACAGATGAAGAATTAAGATTACTTTACGTGGCCTGTACGCGTGCTAAAGTAAGTTTAAACATTCATCATTTATACGACTTAATACAACAATTAAAACAGCGCGCGCCCTCAAGTCTTCGTCAGTCCGCAGGTTAA
- a CDS encoding AAA family ATPase, whose protein sequence is MQLESVHFKHIGMFRELDLEFDPEQYPITLILGDQATGKSTILKNIYQSLTWFSARYKDIRTAGVVIADQDIMLNRLQAKIEIQVHMSQELAGNLVESSSAQQSDTHSCAWKLYKTFNSQSVGISQVETQQLDQMVNLYQRTGQQDPLFGLPLIAYYPAERFVQDINLQSKNTSGILQEISAYDLTAVPYTTFTRFFEWLREISDVENAHSAHIVRRLMGNDFNQHNQSEILQELQRELINHPKQLSAPNLYALKNSLHTVFPELDDIYIQYVPKLQLMVRYQEQLVPFQYLSASLKTWIALVGDISRRLCLLNQHCFNPCLEGEGILMIDQVDHQLDQSHCAEILERLHQAFPCLQIIVTGNRDALLEHALHYQCLKLDQKGIYQLNLQASQQQLSNLYQTLSQAESTDSVPTHTLLQADPPTNKVDDLFQQIQDLNEQEKTNLLHLLKIDDTPQESPL, encoded by the coding sequence ATGCAACTTGAATCGGTTCACTTTAAACATATTGGCATGTTTCGAGAGCTAGATCTCGAGTTTGATCCAGAGCAATACCCTATTACCCTGATTTTGGGCGATCAGGCGACAGGCAAAAGCACTATTCTAAAAAATATCTATCAAAGCCTGACCTGGTTTTCTGCACGCTATAAAGATATTCGTACTGCTGGGGTGGTGATTGCTGATCAAGATATTATGCTGAATCGCCTACAAGCAAAAATTGAAATTCAGGTTCACATGAGTCAGGAACTGGCTGGTAATCTGGTCGAGAGTAGCTCCGCCCAGCAATCAGACACCCACAGTTGCGCTTGGAAACTCTACAAAACCTTTAATAGTCAAAGTGTTGGTATTAGTCAGGTCGAAACTCAGCAACTCGATCAAATGGTTAACCTGTACCAAAGAACAGGACAGCAAGACCCCTTATTTGGCTTGCCATTGATCGCTTATTACCCCGCAGAACGCTTTGTACAAGACATCAATCTACAGAGCAAAAATACATCGGGCATTTTACAGGAAATTTCGGCCTACGATTTAACAGCTGTCCCCTACACCACCTTTACTCGCTTTTTTGAATGGTTACGTGAGATCAGTGATGTTGAAAATGCCCATTCAGCACATATTGTTCGGCGGCTGATGGGGAATGATTTTAATCAGCACAATCAATCTGAGATTTTACAAGAATTACAACGGGAACTGATTAACCACCCCAAACAATTATCCGCTCCCAATCTCTATGCCTTAAAAAATAGCCTGCATACGGTTTTTCCTGAATTGGATGATATTTATATTCAGTATGTACCGAAGCTGCAATTGATGGTGCGCTATCAAGAGCAACTGGTTCCTTTTCAATACCTGTCCGCATCACTTAAAACCTGGATTGCTTTGGTTGGAGATATCAGCCGACGGCTTTGCCTATTGAATCAACATTGTTTTAACCCCTGCCTAGAGGGTGAAGGTATTCTCATGATAGATCAGGTTGATCATCAACTGGATCAAAGTCACTGTGCTGAAATTTTAGAACGTTTACATCAGGCTTTTCCTTGCCTACAAATTATTGTTACAGGCAATCGAGATGCATTGCTTGAACATGCCTTACATTATCAATGTTTAAAACTTGATCAAAAAGGAATCTACCAACTCAATCTGCAAGCATCACAACAACAGCTTTCGAATTTATATCAGACCTTATCACAAGCCGAAAGCACGGATTCTGTTCCAACCCACACCTTGCTACAAGCTGATCCTCCAACCAACAAAGTCGATGATTTATTTCAGCAAATTCAAGACCTAAACGAGCAAGAAAAGACCAACTTACTTCACTTACTTAAAATTGATGATACCCCCCAAGAAAGCCCGTTATAA